One Mycobacterium marseillense DNA window includes the following coding sequences:
- the argS gene encoding arginine--tRNA ligase: protein MTPADLAELLKNTAAAVLAERGLDAAVLPATVTVERPRNPEHGDYASNLAMQLGKKVGTNPRELAGWLAEALAQADGIASAEVAGPGFINLRLEASAQAVVVNNVLDAGARYGHSDALGSQHINLEFVSANPTGPIHIGGTRWAAVGDALGRLLSTQGADVVREYYFNDHGAQIDRFASSLIAAAKGEPTPEDGYAGAYINDIAAQIMQKAPDALRLPGPEMHETFRAIGVDLMFTHIKESLHEFGTDFDVYTHEDAMHTSGRVDEALAKLRETGNIYEKDGATWLRASAFGDDKDRVVIKSDGKPAYIAGDIAYYLDKRHRGFDLCIYMLGADHHGYIARLKAVAAALGDDPATVEVLIGQLVNLVRDGQPVRMSKRAGTVLTLDDLVEAIGVDAARYSLIRSSVDTPIDIDLALWSSASNENPVYYVQYAHARLSALARNAAELGLIADTGNLGLLDHDKEGALLRTLGEFPRVLTTASSLREPHRICRYLEDLAGDYHRFYDSCRVLPQGDEQPTDLHTARLALCQATRQVIANGLAILGVTAPERM from the coding sequence GTGACCCCCGCTGACCTCGCTGAGCTGCTCAAAAACACCGCCGCCGCGGTGCTGGCCGAGCGTGGGCTGGACGCTGCCGTGCTGCCGGCGACGGTGACCGTCGAGCGGCCCCGCAATCCCGAGCACGGCGATTACGCCAGCAACCTGGCGATGCAGCTGGGCAAAAAGGTGGGCACCAACCCCCGTGAGCTGGCCGGATGGCTCGCCGAGGCGCTCGCGCAGGCCGACGGCATCGCGTCTGCGGAGGTGGCCGGACCTGGCTTCATCAACCTGCGCCTCGAGGCGTCGGCGCAGGCGGTCGTCGTCAACAACGTCCTCGACGCCGGTGCTCGCTACGGCCACTCCGACGCGCTGGGCAGCCAGCACATCAACCTGGAATTCGTCTCGGCCAACCCGACCGGCCCGATCCACATCGGCGGAACCCGCTGGGCCGCGGTCGGCGACGCGCTCGGCCGGCTCCTGTCCACGCAGGGCGCCGACGTGGTGCGCGAATACTATTTCAACGACCACGGCGCCCAGATCGACCGGTTCGCGAGCTCACTGATCGCCGCGGCCAAAGGCGAACCCACCCCGGAAGACGGCTACGCCGGCGCCTACATCAACGACATCGCCGCCCAGATCATGCAGAAGGCGCCCGACGCGCTGCGCCTGCCCGGCCCCGAGATGCACGAGACCTTCCGCGCCATCGGCGTCGACCTGATGTTCACCCACATCAAGGAGTCGTTGCACGAATTCGGCACCGACTTCGACGTCTACACCCACGAAGACGCGATGCACACCAGCGGCCGGGTCGACGAGGCCCTCGCCAAGCTGCGCGAGACCGGCAACATCTACGAGAAGGACGGCGCAACATGGTTGCGCGCCAGCGCTTTCGGCGATGACAAGGATCGCGTCGTGATCAAAAGCGACGGAAAACCGGCCTACATCGCCGGTGACATTGCCTACTACCTGGACAAGCGGCACCGCGGCTTCGACCTGTGCATCTACATGCTCGGCGCCGATCACCACGGGTACATCGCCCGCCTCAAGGCCGTGGCGGCGGCCCTCGGCGACGACCCGGCCACCGTCGAGGTGCTCATCGGCCAGCTGGTCAACTTGGTCCGCGACGGCCAGCCGGTCCGGATGAGCAAGCGCGCCGGAACCGTGCTCACGCTCGACGATCTCGTCGAGGCGATCGGCGTCGACGCCGCGCGCTACAGCCTGATCCGGTCCTCGGTGGACACCCCGATCGACATCGACCTGGCGCTGTGGTCGTCGGCGTCCAACGAAAACCCGGTCTATTACGTGCAATACGCGCACGCCCGGCTCTCGGCGCTGGCCCGCAACGCCGCCGAACTCGGCCTGATCGCCGACACCGGCAACCTCGGGCTGCTCGACCACGACAAGGAGGGGGCGCTGCTGCGCACCCTCGGCGAATTCCCCCGGGTGCTCACGACGGCGTCGTCGTTGCGCGAACCGCACCGGATCTGCCGCTACTTGGAAGACCTCGCGGGCGACTACCACCGGTTCTACGACTCCTGCCGGGTGCTGCCGCAGGGCGACGAGCAACCCACCGATCTGCACACCGCGCGCCTGGCGCTGTGCCAAGCGACCCGCCAGGTGATCGCCAACGGCCTGGCGATCCTCGGCGTCACTGCCCCGGAGCGAATGTGA
- the lysA gene encoding diaminopimelate decarboxylase, with the protein MNVHPAGPRHAEETRHAESPPRPQSAEELLLLAPNVWPRNTARDNAGVASIAGVAVTDLAQEYGTPLFVVDEDDFRSRCREIASAFGGGKNVHYAAKAFLCSEIARWIDEEGLSLDVCTGGELAVALHANFPPERITFHGNNKSVAELTAAVKAGVGHVVLDSMTEIERLNTIAGEAGIVQDVFVRLTVGVEAHTHEFISTAHEDQKFGLSVASGAALAAIGRVFETEHLRVVGLHSHIGSQIFDVDGFELAARRVLGLLHEAVEQFGVEKAAQISTVDLGGGLGISYLAADDPPPMDELAGKLSAIVKNESEAVGLPTPRLVVEPGRAIAGPGTITLYEVGTVKDVDVSATAHRRYVSVDGGMSDNIRTALYDAQYDARLVSRLSDAPAELARVVGKHCESGDIVVRDTWVPGDLHPGDLIGVAATGAYCYSLSSRYNMICRPAVVAVRDGRARLLLRRETVDDLLSLEVR; encoded by the coding sequence GTGAACGTTCATCCCGCCGGACCCCGGCACGCCGAAGAGACCCGCCACGCCGAAAGCCCGCCACGGCCCCAATCCGCCGAGGAGCTGCTGCTGCTGGCGCCAAACGTGTGGCCCCGCAACACGGCTCGCGACAACGCCGGCGTCGCCAGCATCGCGGGGGTCGCAGTGACCGACCTCGCCCAGGAGTACGGGACCCCACTGTTCGTCGTCGACGAGGACGACTTCCGCTCCCGCTGCCGAGAGATCGCGTCGGCGTTCGGCGGTGGCAAGAACGTCCACTACGCGGCCAAGGCCTTCCTGTGCAGCGAGATCGCCCGCTGGATCGACGAGGAGGGCCTGTCGCTCGACGTGTGCACCGGCGGCGAGTTGGCCGTTGCGCTGCACGCCAACTTCCCTCCTGAGCGAATCACCTTCCACGGCAACAACAAATCGGTCGCGGAGTTGACCGCGGCCGTCAAAGCCGGTGTCGGCCATGTCGTTTTGGACTCGATGACCGAGATCGAGCGGCTGAACACCATTGCCGGCGAGGCGGGCATCGTCCAGGACGTCTTCGTCCGTCTCACCGTCGGTGTCGAAGCGCACACCCACGAGTTCATCTCGACCGCGCACGAGGACCAGAAGTTCGGGCTGTCCGTGGCCAGCGGCGCGGCGCTGGCCGCCATCGGCCGGGTATTCGAAACCGAACACCTCCGGGTGGTCGGTCTGCACAGCCACATCGGTTCGCAGATCTTCGATGTCGACGGCTTCGAACTTGCCGCGCGCCGTGTCCTCGGCCTGCTGCACGAGGCCGTCGAGCAATTCGGTGTCGAGAAGGCCGCGCAGATCTCCACCGTGGACCTCGGTGGCGGACTTGGTATCTCGTACCTGGCAGCGGACGACCCGCCGCCGATGGACGAATTGGCCGGCAAGCTGAGCGCGATCGTGAAGAACGAGTCGGAGGCCGTCGGGCTGCCGACACCCCGGCTGGTGGTCGAGCCCGGACGTGCCATCGCCGGACCCGGCACCATCACCCTCTACGAGGTGGGCACCGTCAAGGACGTGGACGTCAGTGCCACGGCTCACCGGCGCTACGTCAGCGTCGACGGCGGCATGAGCGACAACATCCGCACCGCGCTCTACGACGCCCAATACGACGCCCGGCTGGTCTCCCGACTCAGCGATGCGCCCGCAGAGCTGGCGCGCGTCGTCGGAAAGCATTGCGAGAGCGGCGATATCGTCGTGCGCGACACGTGGGTGCCCGGTGATCTGCATCCCGGCGACCTGATCGGGGTGGCCGCGACGGGCGCCTACTGCTACTCATTGTCGAGTCGTTACAACATGATCTGCCGTCCCGCCGTCGTCGCGGTGCGTGACGGGCGCGCGCGCCTGCTCCTGCGCCGCGAGACGGTCGACGATCTACTGAGTCTGGAAGTGAGGTGA
- a CDS encoding homoserine dehydrogenase, with the protein MPRDEKPVGVAVLGLGNVGSEVVRIIEDSADDLAARVGAPLVLRGVGVRRVADDRGVPAELLTDDIEGLAARDDVDIVVELMGPVEPSRKAILCALEHGKSVVTANKALLSISTGELAQAAESAHVDLYFEAAVAGAIPVIRPLTQSLAGDTVLRVAGIVNGTTNYILSAMDSTGADYDTALAEASALGYAEADPTADVEGYDAAAKAAILASIAFHTRVTADDVYREGITKVTPADFESARALGCTIKLLSICERITGDDGQERVSARVYPALVPLSHPLATVNGAFNAVVVEAKASGRLMFYGQGAGGAPTASAVAGDLVMAARNRVLGSRGPKESKYAQLPVAPMGLISTRYYVSMNVADKPGVLSSVAAEFAKREVSIAEVRQEGVADEGGRRVGARIVVVTHRATDAALSETVDALADLDAVQSVTSVLRLEGTTL; encoded by the coding sequence GTGCCCCGTGACGAAAAGCCGGTCGGTGTAGCGGTACTCGGGTTGGGCAACGTCGGAAGCGAAGTTGTCCGAATCATCGAGGACAGCGCCGATGACCTCGCGGCTCGTGTCGGTGCGCCCCTGGTGCTCCGTGGCGTCGGAGTGCGCCGCGTCGCCGACGACCGCGGCGTCCCCGCCGAGCTGCTCACCGACGACATCGAAGGTCTCGCCGCACGCGACGACGTCGACATCGTCGTGGAGCTCATGGGGCCGGTCGAGCCGTCCCGCAAGGCGATCCTGTGCGCCCTCGAGCACGGCAAGTCGGTTGTCACGGCGAACAAGGCGCTGCTGTCCATCTCCACCGGCGAGTTGGCGCAGGCAGCCGAAAGTGCGCATGTCGACTTGTATTTCGAGGCCGCGGTCGCGGGCGCCATTCCCGTCATCCGGCCGCTCACCCAGTCACTGGCCGGTGACACCGTGCTGCGGGTCGCCGGCATCGTCAACGGCACCACGAACTACATCTTGTCCGCGATGGACAGCACCGGCGCCGACTACGACACCGCGCTGGCCGAGGCCAGCGCGCTGGGCTACGCCGAGGCCGACCCCACCGCCGACGTCGAGGGCTACGACGCCGCGGCCAAGGCCGCGATCCTGGCGTCCATCGCGTTCCACACCCGGGTGACCGCCGACGACGTCTACCGCGAGGGCATCACCAAGGTCACCCCAGCCGACTTCGAATCAGCCCGGGCGCTGGGCTGCACCATCAAGCTGCTGTCCATCTGCGAGCGCATCACGGGCGACGATGGCCAGGAACGGGTCTCGGCGCGCGTCTACCCGGCACTGGTGCCGCTGTCGCATCCGCTGGCCACGGTCAACGGCGCATTCAACGCGGTCGTGGTCGAAGCCAAGGCCTCCGGAAGGCTGATGTTCTACGGCCAGGGCGCCGGCGGCGCGCCGACCGCGTCCGCCGTGGCCGGTGACCTGGTGATGGCCGCACGCAACCGGGTGCTGGGCAGCCGCGGGCCGAAGGAATCCAAGTACGCCCAACTCCCCGTCGCCCCAATGGGTTTGATCTCCACCCGCTACTACGTCAGCATGAACGTGGCGGACAAGCCCGGCGTGTTGTCCTCGGTAGCCGCGGAATTCGCCAAGCGCGAGGTCAGCATCGCCGAGGTGCGGCAGGAGGGCGTCGCGGACGAGGGCGGACGACGGGTGGGGGCCCGCATCGTCGTGGTCACCCACCGCGCCACCGACGCCGCGCTGTCCGAAACCGTCGACGCGCTCGCCGATCTCGATGCCGTGCAGAGCGTGACAAGCGTGCTGCGATTGGAAGGGACCACCCTATGA
- the thrC gene encoding threonine synthase, whose translation MSAPRTAVHQPWPGLIEAYRDRLPVGDDWTPVTLLEGGTPLIAATRLSEKTGCTVHLKVEGLNPTASFKDRGMTMAVTDALARGQQAVLCASTGNTSASAAAYAARAGITCAVLIPQGKIAMGKLAQAVMHGAKIIQIDGNFDDCLELARKMAADFPTISLVNSVNPVRIEGQKTAAFEIVDALGVAPDVHALPVGNAGNITAYWKGYTEYHHEGLIDKLPRMLGTQAAGAAPLVNGAPVKNPETIATAIRIGAPASWTAAVDAQQQSNGRFLAATDEEILAAYHLVAESEGVFVEPASAASIAGLLKAVDDGWVARGSTVVCTVTGNGLKDPDTALRDMPTVTALPVDPVLVVEKLGLA comes from the coding sequence ATGAGCGCGCCGCGCACCGCCGTCCATCAACCCTGGCCCGGCCTCATCGAGGCCTACCGGGACCGGCTGCCCGTGGGCGACGACTGGACCCCGGTCACCCTGCTCGAGGGCGGCACCCCGCTGATCGCGGCGACGCGCCTGTCGGAAAAGACCGGCTGCACAGTCCATCTCAAGGTCGAGGGCCTCAACCCCACCGCCTCCTTCAAAGACCGGGGTATGACGATGGCGGTCACCGACGCGTTGGCGCGCGGCCAGCAGGCCGTGTTGTGCGCCTCGACCGGCAACACCTCGGCGTCGGCGGCGGCGTATGCCGCCCGCGCCGGCATCACCTGCGCGGTGCTGATCCCGCAGGGCAAGATCGCCATGGGCAAGCTGGCGCAGGCGGTGATGCACGGCGCCAAGATCATTCAGATCGACGGCAACTTCGACGACTGCCTGGAACTGGCCCGCAAGATGGCCGCCGACTTTCCGACGATCTCGTTGGTCAACTCGGTGAACCCGGTGCGCATCGAGGGCCAGAAGACGGCGGCCTTCGAGATCGTCGACGCGCTCGGCGTCGCGCCGGACGTGCACGCCCTTCCGGTCGGCAACGCGGGAAACATCACCGCGTACTGGAAGGGATACACCGAATACCACCACGAGGGCCTGATCGACAAACTGCCGCGCATGCTGGGCACCCAGGCGGCCGGTGCGGCCCCCCTGGTAAACGGTGCGCCGGTCAAGAACCCGGAAACGATCGCGACCGCGATCCGCATCGGCGCGCCCGCCTCGTGGACGGCCGCGGTGGACGCGCAGCAGCAATCCAACGGCCGCTTCCTGGCGGCCACCGACGAAGAGATCCTGGCCGCCTACCACCTGGTGGCCGAGTCCGAAGGCGTCTTCGTCGAACCCGCTTCGGCGGCCAGCATCGCGGGTCTACTCAAGGCCGTTGACGACGGCTGGGTGGCCCGCGGGTCGACGGTCGTGTGCACGGTGACGGGCAACGGCCTCAAGGACCCCGATACGGCACTACGCGATATGCCCACCGTGACTGCGCTGCCGGTCGACCCGGTCCTGGTGGTCGAAAAGCTGGGGTTGGCCTAG
- the thrB gene encoding homoserine kinase, translated as MLPAGLVTTAVVSASSANLGPGFDSIGLALSLCDEITVETTSSGLVVTVEGEGAGQLPVGPDHLVVRALERGLQAAGVRAPGLAVRCRNAIPHSRGLGSSAAAVVGGLAAANGLVAQTDWKTLDDAQLIQLSSDFEGHPDNAAAAVLGGAIVSWVDRSGDHPRYAAVPLRLHPDIHLYCAVPEERSLTAETRVLLPAQVSHDDARFNVSRTALLVVALTERPNLLMAATEDVLHQPQRAPAMPASAEYLQLLRRHKVAATLSGAGPSLIAMTTAAELPPEAVEYGATNGFALIKMAAGERVRWSPGVTVAG; from the coding sequence ATGCTGCCCGCGGGGCTGGTGACCACCGCCGTGGTGTCGGCGTCCAGCGCAAACCTCGGCCCCGGCTTCGACAGCATCGGCCTGGCGTTGAGTCTTTGCGACGAAATCACCGTGGAGACAACTTCTTCCGGCTTGGTCGTCACGGTCGAGGGGGAAGGAGCCGGCCAGCTGCCGGTGGGACCCGACCATCTGGTGGTGCGCGCCCTCGAGCGCGGCCTGCAGGCAGCCGGAGTCCGCGCTCCCGGCCTGGCGGTGCGCTGCCGTAACGCCATCCCGCACTCCCGCGGCCTGGGTTCGTCCGCGGCGGCGGTGGTCGGCGGCCTTGCGGCCGCGAACGGCCTTGTCGCACAGACGGATTGGAAGACGCTCGACGATGCCCAGCTGATACAGCTGTCCTCGGACTTCGAGGGTCATCCCGACAACGCGGCGGCTGCCGTGCTGGGCGGTGCGATCGTCTCGTGGGTCGATCGAAGCGGTGATCACCCGCGGTACGCGGCGGTGCCGTTGCGGCTTCACCCCGACATCCACCTGTACTGCGCGGTTCCCGAAGAACGTTCCCTGACCGCGGAGACCCGCGTGCTGCTGCCGGCGCAGGTCAGCCACGACGATGCCCGCTTCAACGTCAGCCGGACCGCGTTGCTGGTGGTCGCGCTCACCGAACGCCCGAACCTGCTCATGGCGGCCACCGAAGACGTGCTCCACCAGCCGCAGCGCGCACCGGCCATGCCCGCCTCGGCGGAATATTTGCAGCTGTTGCGGCGTCATAAAGTGGCAGCGACGCTTTCCGGGGCCGGTCCCTCGCTGATCGCGATGACCACGGCGGCGGAGTTGCCCCCGGAGGCGGTGGAATACGGCGCCACAAACGGATTTGCCCTCATCAAGATGGCTGCCGGCGAACGAGTTCGCTGGAGTCCGGGAGTCACCGTCGCGGGTTGA
- the rho gene encoding transcription termination factor Rho: protein MTDTDLFTAGENTDANQLSKAVTTDTPDAKTNASTGALSTMVLPELRALANQVGVKGTSGMRKNELIAAIKEVRGQANGAPANGTKSAEDSGKSDIKDNDTKDKNDSGADAPAAKEGQNGATTEAPRRERRGASRDAGSAGRGNDDAEGERTGGGRDGGATGETESREQGKQGKDNQKDNQNEDRGQGGGNDDQQNSGGQQSRGGSNQQDDDGEGRGGRRGRRFRDRRRRGERSGDGGDAELRDDDVVQPVAGILDVLDNYAFVRTSGYLAGPHDVYVSMNMVRKNGLRRGDAVTGAVRVPKEGEQPNQRQKFNPLVRLDSVNGGSVEDAKKRPDFSKLTPLYPNQRLRLETTPDRLTTRVIDLIMPIGKGQRALIVSPPKAGKTTILQDIANAITKNNPECHLMVVLVDERPEEVTDMQRSVKGEVISSTFDRPPSDHTQAAELAIERAKRLVEQGKDVVVLLDSITRLGRAYNNASPASGRILSGGVDSTALYPPKRFLGAARNIEEGGSLTIIATAMVETGSTGDTVIFEEFKGTGNAELKLDRKISERRVFPAVDVNPSGTRKDELLLSPDEFGIVHKLRRVLSGLDSHQAIDLLMSQLRKTKTNYEFLVQVSKTTPGMDND, encoded by the coding sequence GTGACTGATACGGACCTGTTCACGGCTGGCGAAAACACTGACGCCAATCAACTGTCTAAAGCCGTGACCACCGACACCCCCGACGCGAAGACGAACGCTTCGACCGGTGCCCTGTCCACCATGGTGCTGCCCGAACTACGCGCGCTGGCTAACCAGGTTGGCGTCAAAGGGACGTCGGGTATGCGTAAGAACGAACTGATCGCCGCGATCAAGGAAGTCAGGGGACAGGCCAACGGCGCTCCCGCCAACGGCACGAAGTCCGCTGAGGACAGCGGCAAGTCGGACATCAAAGACAACGACACCAAAGACAAGAACGACAGCGGCGCTGACGCACCGGCGGCCAAGGAAGGCCAGAACGGCGCGACCACCGAGGCGCCCCGCCGCGAACGACGCGGCGCTTCCCGCGACGCGGGATCGGCCGGCCGCGGCAACGACGACGCCGAGGGCGAGCGCACCGGCGGCGGTCGAGACGGTGGCGCCACCGGCGAGACCGAGAGCCGCGAGCAAGGCAAGCAAGGCAAAGACAACCAGAAAGACAACCAGAACGAAGACCGCGGCCAGGGCGGCGGCAACGACGATCAACAGAACTCCGGCGGACAACAGAGCCGTGGCGGGTCGAACCAGCAGGACGACGACGGCGAGGGACGTGGGGGCCGGCGCGGACGCCGCTTCCGTGACCGCCGGCGCCGCGGCGAGCGATCCGGCGACGGCGGCGATGCCGAACTGCGCGACGACGACGTCGTTCAGCCCGTGGCCGGCATTCTTGACGTCCTCGACAATTACGCCTTCGTGCGTACGTCCGGCTACCTGGCCGGCCCGCACGACGTGTACGTGTCCATGAACATGGTGCGCAAGAACGGCCTGCGCCGCGGCGACGCCGTCACCGGCGCGGTTCGCGTGCCCAAGGAAGGCGAACAGCCCAACCAGCGGCAGAAGTTCAACCCGTTGGTCCGCCTGGACAGCGTCAACGGCGGCTCGGTCGAGGACGCCAAGAAGCGGCCCGATTTCTCCAAGTTGACGCCGTTGTACCCCAACCAGCGACTTCGGCTGGAAACCACGCCTGACCGCCTGACCACGCGGGTCATCGACCTGATCATGCCGATCGGCAAGGGCCAGCGTGCGCTGATCGTGTCGCCGCCCAAGGCGGGTAAGACGACGATCCTGCAGGACATCGCCAACGCGATCACCAAGAACAACCCGGAATGCCACCTCATGGTCGTGCTCGTCGACGAGCGGCCCGAGGAGGTCACCGATATGCAGCGTTCGGTCAAGGGCGAGGTCATCTCCTCGACCTTCGACCGGCCGCCATCGGACCACACCCAGGCAGCCGAGCTTGCCATCGAACGCGCCAAACGGCTCGTCGAGCAGGGCAAGGACGTCGTCGTGCTGCTGGACTCGATCACCCGCCTCGGGCGCGCCTACAACAACGCGTCGCCGGCATCGGGCCGCATCTTGTCCGGTGGTGTCGACTCCACCGCCCTGTACCCGCCCAAGCGGTTCCTGGGCGCCGCCCGCAACATCGAGGAAGGCGGATCGCTGACCATCATCGCCACCGCGATGGTCGAGACGGGATCCACCGGTGACACGGTCATCTTCGAAGAGTTCAAGGGCACCGGTAATGCCGAGCTCAAGCTGGACCGCAAGATCTCCGAGCGCCGGGTCTTCCCGGCGGTCGACGTGAACCCGTCCGGCACCCGTAAGGACGAACTGCTGCTGTCGCCGGACGAGTTCGGCATCGTGCACAAGCTGCGCCGCGTGCTGTCGGGCCTGGATTCCCACCAGGCCATCGACCTGCTGATGTCGCAGCTGCGCAAGACGAAGACCAACTACGAGTTCCTGGTCCAGGTGTCCAAGACGACGCCTGGGATGGACAACGACTAG
- the rpmE gene encoding 50S ribosomal protein L31, with the protein MKVDIHPAYAETTVLCGCGNTFQTRSTKEGGHITVEVCSQCHPFYTGKQKILDSGGRVARFEKRYGKRSAGAAADK; encoded by the coding sequence ATGAAAGTTGACATTCACCCCGCTTACGCGGAGACCACGGTGCTCTGCGGGTGCGGCAACACCTTCCAGACACGCAGCACCAAAGAGGGCGGTCACATCACCGTCGAGGTCTGCTCGCAATGCCACCCCTTCTACACCGGCAAGCAGAAGATCCTGGACAGCGGTGGCCGGGTCGCCCGCTTCGAGAAGCGCTACGGAAAGCGCAGCGCCGGAGCTGCTGCCGACAAATAG
- the prfA gene encoding peptide chain release factor 1 has protein sequence MTKPVQTIDVLLAEHADLEQRLADPELHSNPDEARKAGRRFARLAPIVGAYRKLTAAREDLEAARELAADDDSFAAEAADLESRVAELDTQLTDMLAPRDPHDADDIVLEVKSGEGGEESALFAADLARMYIRYAERHGWNVTVLDETTSDLGGYKDATLSIASKGDSADGVWSRMKFEGGVHRVQRVPVTESQGRVHTSAAGVLVYPEPEEIGEVQIDESDLRVDVYRSSGKGGQGVNTTDSAVRITHLPTGIVVTCQNERSQLQNKARALQVLAARLQSLAEEQALADASADRASQIRTVDRSERIRTYNFPENRIADHRINFKSHNLDQVLDGDLDALFDALAAADKQSRLQQA, from the coding sequence ATGACGAAGCCGGTACAGACCATTGACGTGCTGCTGGCCGAGCACGCCGACCTCGAGCAACGGCTGGCCGACCCCGAACTGCACAGCAACCCCGACGAGGCCCGCAAGGCCGGACGCCGGTTCGCCCGGCTGGCCCCGATCGTCGGCGCCTACCGCAAGCTGACGGCCGCGCGCGAGGACCTCGAGGCCGCGCGCGAGCTGGCCGCCGACGACGATTCTTTCGCCGCCGAGGCGGCCGACCTGGAATCCCGCGTGGCCGAGTTGGACACTCAGCTCACCGACATGCTGGCCCCGCGCGACCCGCATGACGCCGACGACATCGTGCTCGAGGTCAAATCCGGTGAGGGCGGGGAAGAGTCGGCGCTGTTCGCCGCCGACCTGGCACGGATGTACATCCGCTACGCCGAGCGGCACGGCTGGAATGTCACCGTGCTCGACGAAACCACTTCGGACCTCGGCGGGTACAAGGACGCGACGTTGTCCATCGCCAGCAAGGGCGATTCGGCCGACGGTGTCTGGTCGCGGATGAAGTTCGAGGGCGGGGTGCACCGGGTGCAGCGCGTCCCGGTGACGGAATCCCAAGGCCGCGTTCATACTTCGGCGGCGGGTGTGCTCGTGTATCCCGAGCCCGAGGAAATCGGAGAGGTGCAGATCGACGAGTCGGATCTGCGCGTCGATGTCTACCGCTCCTCGGGGAAGGGTGGCCAGGGCGTCAACACCACCGATTCCGCGGTGCGGATCACGCATTTGCCCACCGGCATCGTGGTCACCTGTCAGAACGAGCGGTCGCAGCTACAGAACAAGGCGCGGGCGCTGCAGGTGCTGGCGGCGCGCCTGCAGTCGTTGGCCGAAGAGCAGGCGCTGGCGGATGCGTCGGCGGACCGGGCCAGCCAGATCCGCACGGTGGACCGCAGCGAGCGCATCCGCACCTACAACTTCCCGGAGAACCGGATCGCCGACCACCGCATCAACTTCAAGTCGCACAATCTCGACCAAGTGCTCGACGGCGACTTGGACGCCTTGTTCGATGCCCTGGCCGCGGCCGACAAGCAAAGCCGGCTGCAACAGGCATGA